GCTTTTGTTGAAGCTTGGTGCTGTTTTAAATGTGCAAATGCATCTGTCATCTTTGCGCGGATTCGCCACAAAGGCGCTCAGCTGCAGCGCCGCTGAGGGGAGTTCCGGTGGGAGCCGACAGGAAACGTGATCAGCACCATGAATACGAAGAGATGAATCCGAATAAAATCCatagatttattttttattgccCAGACAGGTTTGAACCCATCATGGCTTCCCCTCTGATGAGTCTGGTTCATGATGATGACAGGTACCAGAAGTCCTTCCAGCTCTTCCTGGAGCGCTCCTCAGAGCATCAGTGTATGAAGGACTTCATCCACAACAAGCTGCCACACATCCTGGCCAGGTAACCACACCTGTTGGAGCTTCAGCAGTAACCTGATGAAATCTGACTCAAACCACAATATAGGCGTAATATTTTACCTTTTTACTGTTACTACAACAAAAGATGGTTCTATAGAGTCCATAGCTGGAGAAACCTGATCTGCCACATAGCAGATGACTTTGACCTGTATGACACTGATAGGTAAAACGTTTGATTTTCCATAACCTAACTTTGGATTATGGTGTGGGATCATCAGAATAACGCTGACTTTACAGTTATGATGATGACGTTACAAACGTAGTAGTATCTGAGGAAAAGACCAGTTAAAATGATAAGTTAGTATATTGCACATAAAAGTGCATTTTAGAATAGAAAATAACGCCTTTGACTGTCATATTACACAAGTACAAAGAGATTAAAAGCAGCTCCTTCAGTGCAGTTAAACAcataataaacaattaaaaacaatgaACAAGTGGTGCAAAGTTGCTCTGTATAGATATTGGATATTACAACAATGCCATATAGATATTGGATACTGCAGATTGATGGGCAGAGGGGAGCCCAAGGTTGGCTTGTGTCTGTGCATATGGTGGTTATGCCTTTTGGGTTAAAACTGTTCTTGAGCCTGGTTGTGATGCACCCGTAGTGCCTCCTCGGCAGCAGGTCACAGCCAGGGTTGGAGCTGTTCTTGATTAGGTATTTTTGCTGTGCTGAGGCAGTGGGAGGTGGAAAAATCCATCAGGGAGGGTAGGAGGCTGCCGATTTATCCTCTGTGCTGCCTTTACAACCCTCTGACGCCTCTCCCTGTCTGCCATGGTGCAGCTGCCATACCATACTGTGATGCAGTAGGTCAGCAAGCTCTCAATGGATGAGTGGTAGAAGGTCAGTAGCAGGTTGGAGTCCAGGTTGAGCTTCATGAAGACCCACAGGAAGTGTAGCGGCTGCTGAGCAGCACATCTTGTCATTTTAAAATAACCAGTCATTTGAAGATTTACACCAAACTTAGTcagtctgatttttttatttgtgcaaaatgcataataataataataataataataataataataataataataatattattattattatagtctaACGTTCTGATAGGCCTACATGAGCATTCCCAGGTCTCAGGGTGGAGGAATGTCAGTTACAGGCCTGAACAAATATGACCGGCAGGATGGAGCCTGTGGATTTCGAGGCTTTTATTGCTCTCAAGACGTTTTTTCTGCTTTCCCTTCAGCATTGGAGATGGAAAGTCCCATCTAAATGTGATTGAGGTTGGAAGTGGAGCAGGTATGAACACAAACTGTCTCTTATGTGCAGCGTAAATAGCTTGGTGCTCTCTGCAGGGAGTGTTAATGATTAACCTAtaactgacacctttgagggtttcTTTTATACCTGCTGCAAAAAATGGAAGGGGGTTGGTGCTGGATTGTCGGACCGGGGATTGGGAGGGATGTGTCTCGTCACCAGTCTCCTCTACGTttcacttggactgccggtaccgctggtctagaagataacttccttcagttaaactctgaaaagactgaatgtctgatcgttgtccctgagagcatggttcccctgattagtcaacttggtcatttatcctctgccgtcaagacaaactcaAGGAATTCGggggtgtttttgaccaatcaatgtctgttgaaggtcactcaaaaatattggtccaaaactgtttttatcacttaagaaatatctccaaactgcgaaggttggtgtcaaaacatgaacttaaaatggttctccatgtctttatctcctcccgtctatattactgtaacacactcttcacatgttttaacaaaaaagctcttgaccaccttcagttggtccagaactctgcagcgaggctcctaactggctcctaaggtaaccctaaccctaccctttaAGAAGAACAAAAACATCTCACTGCAACCAAACGTTACCCAAAATATTAAGTATTAAACACTTTCTGGTTGGACTCTGAGTTTATATTTTTATGTCACAAGAATATCAGACCATACAGTAAATAtatattgtgtttattttattttattggaaCAAATTTGTTTTTTGAGATCAAATTATAATAATTGTCTTGTTATCTTTAGGTGACATTGACCTTGAAATGCTCTCAGAGCTCCACAAGAAGCACCCAGAAGTGACCATCGATAACGAGGTGGTGGAGCCAAGCAGCCAACAGTTACATCACTATCAAGGTATGTGGGACAAAGTTACTTCCTGCTTGCATACTCCAAAATACGGCTGAATGTTTGTTTTCTATAAAAAGTAAAAATTGTAAAATAATTTTAAGGCACACTTAAAATTAGGTTTTAACATTTCTCCCTACTTTTTGAAAATGGAGTTaccactcggctgcagccttcttTTGCTAGTGCTACAggctaacgctaacatgagccaactactaAGCCACAAAGTCAAAAGAACCACACTGTTGGTCAAAAGTATTACTACTTACAAATCAATTAGCATCACAGCCAGATCACCATCAGTCCTTGATTTTAATGAGCAGCATTTTTTGTAGAGTAGCAATTTTGCAATGTAGCCATTTTGTTGCGAAACGTAGCATAGCATATTTCCTAGTGTGGAAAATAAAGGGTTATCAAAGAAAAAGTTTTGCTTTCACGAAGCCAGAAAATGTGCTTTAGACATCTACAGCCAAGATTCAGAAATTTGTATAATTTTTGTGCAGAAATCACCAACATTAACCTATTAGGTGTGTTTTTGTCTTAAGTTTTAGTGTCTCAGAAACCAGAATTAAACTACACAAAGTTCACCTGGAACAAGATGACAGCCTCAGAGTTTGAGGAGAACTGGAAACAGAAGAAGATGACAAAGAAGGCAGACTTCGTTCACATGATCCAGGTTGGTGATGACGTCTCTCCAGCTCCCGCACTGTACTTCTGACACGTGGGTAGGGGCTGCCAACTCACGCATTGAGCATGAGACTCGCATTTGTCCCTCATCACAGCTCTCAAACCACACCTTCAATATGTCACACTGAAGAAtcagccaccccccccccctcccaccccACCCGCAGTGAAGCTTGGTttttgcttgacgcatttactttccgcttggtgatgcggctcgcggctggaacgcgcttcacaactcgcagcgtttatggttcgtgcggcttgtctctgcggtgagccaatattctcccaaactgtagggggcagcatggagctctacagcatgcatccaacactacaccatagtagacagtgttgggagtaacgccgtttaagtataacggcgtttctaacggcgttcttttataggtaacggaataatctaattaattacttttcccgccgttgcaacgccgttaccgttactagggacggaacgttgtgcgttactatgtgcttgtagaacgttgagcaacagtgtgaggctttctgaccgccacacttcagctgcagccagggagagagaggtgtcggtaacacacttacaaacacgatgatgattggccgggtgggtggagaccctcacggtctcagtcgctgcattctgtagacacaacgggaataactccgtttaaaataaccgcgttaataaaaaatatttctttctgtaacgagcaaactaattaattatgtcttcttttatcaaaacgttgttcatgttactgataagaaaatgcgtgcgtgaagcagcgcgttgtgttgaagctgtcatcatcagctgatcaggagcttaagaggtagatgtttaagagcatcacggcccgtgaagaacgaggaagacgtgattaatatctacggctgcagaccccccgcagatttgttgctgcagcagcgactctgcgggtctgcagccgtgccctagcgtgacagcgggacgtcccgaaggtccgctcatctgttcaccgctcagacgtcctgatcttctataccttcctagatcatccagctgtaacctgtttgtgatcatgtctttagtcccgctgtaacactgatgcatcagtctcagacactgtgtgtgtgtttaccacccagcttcagctcttctgtggttgggtctgacccaagttagtaaatgtaagtcctccatcagatttgtgcctcttctagtgtcattttaaaggattttatttatttatttaaccgttactagattagcagcaacagaaatgctgctaaaaacacacaattatgtgaagctggaaaaattagaatactgtgcaaaattacatttatttctgtaatttaactagactgagataccatttaaaggctcgggaacctttacaggtgtttctatttgcaattttaaattttagctgattgggtttttgttaaatatcacacagtgaccttttaatagtctagattagtgtaatgttcctattagtagttcctcctgttaagtgcttatttgtttaaattattcaggtttatataaaacatttggacatacattttattatgttcagtcattactcatttatattttactattgtagtaattcttgcattctttaatgaaaaaagtaactaagtagttacttttgttggtaattagttacttttatgatcttgtaactcagttagtaactgagttacttttttgacaaagtaatcagtaactataactaattacttttttaaagtaacgttcccaacactgatagtagaagtagaaactactgtttacaacatggcatttcattatttttaacagcgtcctcgtcttttccgacagtgcgagctgtttctctccaagaattaataacaacatgttgatcaccgtgatctttgagagctgaatcatacaaatgtctgtattgacgaacctctgccatactagttcttgccagtccgccatgtttttccacgtccgtccacgaggttagaaaatttcctaggtgcgcggtgcggaaattttgggctgtggggaggcacggtggaggggcgtggttgttaaaatgatgcaattttgccgtgcgaacctggcggacgcgtcaagcataaaccaaccttaagcttTCAGGGGCAAAACGGtccacccccaaccccccccaACCTGCTCACGCATTTAaaagttcaaaagttggcagccctgtctAGGTTACGTTCATTAGGTGGCACTCGATGGCAATGAATTCCACTAGATCATCAGTTTAGCAAAGAGATataacccctactgcacacccTACTGCAACGGCAGCGAAACGGCACCGCTTCAaagagaatccattatagtctacggAGTGTAACAAACCAGCCGCCATACGGCGGTTTTCAGATGCGTCCCATAGCGACACGCCGcgctgctaaagataggatcgggttatTTTTTTTCTGTGAGCGTCAATTACAAcaattaacatagggctagacaggaaatcacaaatGGTCTCAGTGTAAAATCCATGGTAATTTTCAATGTAAAAgtattgcagcgatgcaatttgaTATATAATGAAGCTTAGGTGCGACCTgacagcttatttactcacagcatcgatCCAGAAGTCGAGTGGTGTGCTTTCATGGCTTCATTCCTGGCGGTGGAGAGGAAAAACAtcacatatgacatcaaacagcgaaataaaatgtgatttccttcttttttgttTAATGTCGGATTGCATAAACAACTCGTAACCTTTGACGTCTCATGGGATCTCATGGTCTCACGAGGAGGTTGGCGAAAGTCTCGAGAgattttgtgatctcacgagtcgagcgaggagcacggcagagatGCCGCTTTGCTgccgagactctcccggtgtgcactTGAGTTCTGTGATTGTTGCGAGTAAACCTttccgctgccgttccgcgccgcctttgcttccagtgtgcagtaggcgtCATAAGGTGCTCTGTGAATGCAGCTACCAACTCATTTTGTGGTGAAATCGACAGATGCTGTACTATGTGAAGGATCTCGGCGCCACCATCAGCTTCTTCCAGAGTCTTCTCGATAAGAACGGGAAACTTATTATAACTCTAGTGTCTGGTGAGTTGATTGATGTAATTGCAAATAAACAAATGGTTTTTGGGCAGAGAAATAGCCTGAACTGGTCTGTAATGTAGCAGTTCTGGCTATTTAGACTCTCATCTGCCCACGATTCTGGCTCCAAAACCAGTTCCCTCAAGAGGGGTAACCCCAAACCTGCTGGTTGACACCACTGGCAGGGATGCTCTCTAGCTGAAGAAGGAAACCTATCAAGTCTTTTTTTGCACGTGGGACCCCAAAAGAAGCCGAATGGGTACTAGTAGTCCGAGCTAAATGCGTCTTGGTTGACTGACGAggtaaaaacccgggcatgggaggagtttgagaCCATGGAGAAGCACTTTcatatggctttgaggagatttttCTCCACCACCTGGCGTCCCAGGAGGGGGAAGTGGTGCActgccaacactgtttatagtgggaacAGTGTACTGCTGACCTCAGCTCGGGATGTTGTGGGTTAGTGggcagacctcctcaatcccacccagCCAGTCTTCTAGTGAgaaagagtctggggactttgggtctggctctccaatctctggtgttgAGGTCACCAAGGTGGTCAAAAGCTCCATGGTGGAAAAGCCCCGGCAATGGGTGAGATTTACCCGGAAGCCTCTGAATATTGTGAGGCTGTGTGGACTGAAGTGGCTTTGCAGAATCACGTAGACATTGGAGGCACTGGATAGGCAGATTGGGGTGGCGAGCTCCCTGTTTGAATTCGGGGGGCCGaatggtgtgttccaactacaggtggCAGCATTACTCCTGAGCTTTCCTGGTAAGGGCTGTTCGGGTGTTctggagaggagagagagcgtaGCTGAAAGGCAGAGCTCTTAATTTACAGATCCATTTACGTTTCAACCTTCTTCTATGGCCACAAGCTGTGGATTTGAATAGGAGAGAGGAATGTTTTTTGCTGAATGTGAAGTTCCATTACTCAGACATGACAACAGCTCACTGAAACTGCAGGCCTCTAATATTATGAGGCAGAATCTCAAAAATCTACAGTAATTTATTCCAGTAACATGCTTGCAAAGTGCAACTGGCAAAGGAAGAACAGCTGGCACATGACCACCAGGCAGAAATGGAAAGAACTGGTTCATTTGGTAGGCTCAACGCACCGGAGCGGGATGACCCCCGACCCCTCGCAAGAgccgtgaggatgatgatgatgatgatggcatgCTTGCACTATTATAATCTGTTTACCTTTTTGTGGTGTCTGTTCCTAGATAAGGGTGGCTGGGGGAAACTGTGCCAGAAATACAGGAACCAGTTGTGCAGCACAGGAATAAGTTATTGTGTAACCACAAGAGACATCAGATGCTTCCTGGACTCCAAGGGAGTGAGCTACCAGAGCTTTGACCTGCCCTCTCACATGGATATCACCGAGTGTTTCACTGAGGGAGATGAGAAGGGAGAGCTGCTTCTTGATTTCCTCACCGAGGTGCTGGACTTTAGTAAAACCGCCTCGCCGGAGCTGAAAGCCGGTGTGTTGGAGCTGCTGCGGCACCCGGACTGCAGCTCCCGGTCCGAGGACAGAGTTGTTTTCATCTACAACCTCGAAGCCATCGTTATTGATGAACCAACCTAAACACGTTTATAGCAGCAGAATTATAACACCTAATGATGTCAACTGTAAAGTACGCTATTGGCTAGTTAGCTAAACCCCTGCTTTCAGTGGAAATTGGACTATGAACTTATTACTGGGGCTCACTTTAGAAAAGCTGGAGATAATTAATTACACATTACATGTTAAAGCCCttgaaggtaatatttaggtctgcAGGAGCTTGAAGTGGTAAATTAAAAACTGAGAAGCGGATTCAGGTTTCAGCTGGGGAAGGTTAAACTTTAGGTCAGTGACTGAAAACTCAGAAAATCTGGACATTTTGCTGAATTGTCAACACATTTAAATGGCTTAACACTAAAAAACCAACTCTACAAGGCAGACCAAGTGCTACACATTGTCTTGTAAAAGGCAGCTTCTAGCTATCTTTCTTACCACGACTGCACATTTGGGTCAAGTGTAGGTTTTTCTCTTATCTGTACTGCCTTGCTGTGCACAAAATTACAAATGAACTTGTTCAGATGTTAGCAGAACAGCACGGAAGCTGCCGCAAAGAATCAGGTAATGACAGCAACGGAATCACTGCTTATAAAAGCTAAATAATAGAAAtgagttcatttttaaaaatagtttttctcaGTTGAAAAGAAAAATAATGCATGTCTGTGACAAACCAAGGAGGTAGTCAAATAGTTTGAAACTGGCTACTTTCTGGATGAGACCAGATTATTCCTAATTTCCCTTTCCTTCCAGAATATTGTGCTGTGCTCCACTTAAGTGCTGTGTTTTTCCCTTGGTGGGTCTGTTTGGGGAACCATTTAACAAATATAATTTGAGCTTTGTGAATTTTTGTCCTGCTGTATGgagtttttgtgtcacctagtgggCAATGTGAGTTACTACAAGCAAAACATTAGAAAAAAA
This sequence is a window from Nothobranchius furzeri strain GRZ-AD chromosome 14, NfurGRZ-RIMD1, whole genome shotgun sequence. Protein-coding genes within it:
- the LOC107390214 gene encoding histamine N-methyltransferase, whose product is MASPLMSLVHDDDRYQKSFQLFLERSSEHQCMKDFIHNKLPHILASIGDGKSHLNVIEVGSGAGDIDLEMLSELHKKHPEVTIDNEVVEPSSQQLHHYQVLVSQKPELNYTKFTWNKMTASEFEENWKQKKMTKKADFVHMIQMLYYVKDLGATISFFQSLLDKNGKLIITLVSDKGGWGKLCQKYRNQLCSTGISYCVTTRDIRCFLDSKGVSYQSFDLPSHMDITECFTEGDEKGELLLDFLTEVLDFSKTASPELKAGVLELLRHPDCSSRSEDRVVFIYNLEAIVIDEPT